A portion of the Magnolia sinica isolate HGM2019 chromosome 17, MsV1, whole genome shotgun sequence genome contains these proteins:
- the LOC131230545 gene encoding receptor-like protein EIX1, with product MSDLVLHHTTVLKTGVTRLSYWVLKPRFVNHITIPPSGDSRAVCIERERQALLKFKEGLTDPSNLLSSWVGHDCSRWRGVVCNNRTGHVVKLDLGNPRPFNIDDYNRRSLGGEILPCLLELRHLNYLDLSKSNFNGIRIPDWIGSFKKLKYLNLSKSGFGGAIPHQLGNLSSLHFLDLNNDFGVSSDYFLRQKLDANNLQWLSLLSSLRFLDMGRVNLSMATDWLQVTNTLPLLEELRLAHCQLPNVPASLPHVNFTRLSVLDLSSNSIESKMPAWLFNLSSLLFLDLSNNMFNGNLPENIDDRMPELNFLSLSQNQIEGGIPLSVCKMKYLVVLDLSQNQLSSRIPGCWHDSMVIMVMDLGNNNLSGEIPDSMGSLLFLKSLHLSNNNLSGEVPSSLKNCTSLVSLDLSGNQFTGNIPVWIGESLTSLRFLMLRSNMFYGNIPPQLSLLSALQLLDLAQNNLSGTIPSSFSNLSTMAVLQREVMPVLYDLSGTIAKITKKNRTSVVVPMIYLDSYGEVISLDLSNNNLSGEIPQELTGLFGLVFLNLSGNHLTGMIPGSISRLQVLESLDLSRNQLSGVIPPSMTNLTFLIALDLSYNNLSGPIPLERQFSTFTNSSFIGNHDLCGVPLSKRCGDESPKVGSKDREEEREESADARELILLCTSIELGFVVGFWGFCGVLVFKKPCRIAYYRFMDDMKERFLSTVERKTPIYSGNNVIFIYGEDL from the exons ATGTCCGATCTGGTTCTGCACCACACGACAGTACTGAAAACAGGAGTGACTCGGCTCAGTTACTGGGTCTTAAAACCACGATTCGTCAATCATATAACGATCCCTCCTAG TGGAGATTCGAGAGCAGTTTgcatagaaagagagaggcaaGCCCTTCTAAAGTTCAAAGAAGGTCTTACAGATCCCTCCAACTTGCTATCTtcatgggtgggccatgattGTAGCAGATGGAGAGGAGTCGTCTGCAACAACAGAACAGGGCATGTTGTCAAGCTCGACCTCGGAAACCCGCGTCCATTCAACATCGACGATTACAACAGGAGGTCTTTGGGCGGTGAGATACTTCCTTGTTTGCTTGAGTTGAGGCATTTGAACTACCTAGACCTGAGCAAGAGCAATTTCAACGGGATTCGCATACCAGACTGGATAGGTTCGTTCAAGAAACTGAAATATCTTAACCTCTCAAAGTCAGGTTTTGGTGGAGCAATCCCTCATCAGCTTGGTAATTTGTCGAGCTTGCATTTTCTTGATCTCAATAACGACTTTGGTGTGTCTTCAGATTATTTTCTTCGTCAGAAATTGGATGCCAACAATCTTCAATGGCTCTCGCTTCTTTCTTCCCTGCGATTCCTTGACATGGGACGAGTGAACCTTAGTATGGCAACTGATTGGCTACAAGTAACCAATACTCTTCCTTTGTTGGAAGAGTTACGGTTAGCCCATTGCCAACTTCCCAACGTTCCTGCTTCCCTTCCACATGTTAATTTCACTCGTCTTTCTGTTCTCGATCTTTCTTCAAACTCCATCGAATCAAAGATGCCTGCTTGGTTGTTTAATTTGAGCAGTCTTCTTTTTCTTGATCTCAGTAATAACATGTTTAATGGAAATCTTCcagaaaatattgatgataggatgCCTGAATTGAATTTCCTGTCTCTTTCTCAGAATCAAATCGAAGGTGGAATCCCTCTCTCTGTGTGTAAAATGAAATATTTAGTAGTTCTTGATCTGTCACAAAATCAGTTATCATCACGAATCCCTGGCTGTTGGCATGATTCTATGGTAATAATGGTAATGGATTTAGGAAACAATAATCTATCCGGTGAAATTCCTGACTCAATGGGTTCTTTACTTTTTCTCAAGTCATTGCACTTGAGTAACAATAACCTTTCTGGAGAAGTTCCTTCATCTTTGAAGAATTGCACCAGTTTGGTTTCACTTGATCTTAGTGGCAATCAATTCACTGGAAACATACCTGTTTGGATTGGAGAAAGCCTAACTTCTTTGAGGTTTCTAATGCTTCGGTCGAACATGTTTTATGGAAACATTCCCCCACAGTTATCACTTCTGAGTGCTCTTCAGTTGTTGGATCTCGCACAGAATAATCTATCAGGAACCATTCCCAGTAGTTTCAGCAACCTGAGTACCATGGCTGTTTTACAGAGAGAGGTCATGCCCGTTTTGTATGACCTCTCTGGCACTATTGCGAAGATAACAAAGAAAAACAGAACCTCAGTCGTGGTACCAATGATTTATTTGGACAGCTATGGAGAGGTAATCAGCTTGGATCTTTCAAACAACAATCTATCTGGTGAGATTCCTCAAGAACTTACTGGTCTTTTTGGATTGGTCTTCTTGAATTTATCGGGAAATCATTTAACGGGAATGATACCTGGGAGTATCAGCAGATTGCAGGTACTAGAATCCCTGGATCTGTCAAGAAATCAGCTTTCTGGTGTGATTCCTCCAAGCATGACTAATTTAACTTTCCTAATTGCGTTGGATCTGTCATACAACAACTTGTCAGGGCCTATTCCATTGGAACGACAGTTTTCAACCTTTACCAACTCATCATTCATTGGCAATCATGATCTCTGTGGTGTTCCGCTTTCAAAGCGATGCGGCGATGAGTCTCCAAAGGTTGGTAGCAAAgacagagaagaagaaagagaagaaagtgcCGATGCTCGTGAATTGATATTGCTTTGTACAAGCATAGAACTGGGATTTGtggttgggttttggggattctGTGGCGTTTTAGTTTTCAAGAAGCCTTGTAGGATTGCCTATTATCGATTCATGGACGACATGAAAGAAAGATTCCTATCTACAGTGGAAAGAAAGACTCCTATCTACAGTGGAAATAATGTTATTTTCATCTACGGTGAAGATTTGTGA